A region of Pontiella agarivorans DNA encodes the following proteins:
- a CDS encoding autotransporter-associated beta strand repeat-containing protein, whose translation MKTRLPVHFFRGSHLLPLAILMASPCILQGATRTWRGGYGNYWSTALNWEEAVVPVAGDDLVFRSGALNPNNINNLGNLTFHSITFNGDGCVLSGIGNGETIGLIAGIRSTSSGSLNRVELNIELAASQTNTCSSGSTLYVDGDVNLGTHRLCVDGNGDMHLCGVISGTGGGVGGSGLSKYGYGTLWLEGSNPNSYTGDTWVDDGEMVLAKVGGNAIPYGTLEIGGGGGFADTVIVREEADYQIGTIPVKLYYPGWLDVDDYRDTIGSLTFVSGGHAGSSSSGKLSVGGDIGVQSTSISSALIDGNLGLGSLTRTIDVENGSASPDLEITANISGNGGMIKTGNGQLLLSGNNTYGGTTVVNEGYVYLGSDTALGSTASGTTVGGSADISILVLLDNVSIGEEELVLERVYTDLDSVALYARDNTGWAGNVILNENSAIYVSGAFSSQPGNLVLSGAVGGPGSLTILGNEISSLTFSGSAPNTYDGDTYLQLGTLYLDKQGAVDGALPGPGGLYVGSGSGVWDSIVVRWLRDFQVNENVDVHVVPPGLLDLNGCTDILGNLYLTSAGAETDGGILALGGAIEADVTTNRNAFISGNLTLMSGMHTLEISEGATLSFGGGCVNGSGDILKTGEGELALYGSNTFSGAVVISEGTLFIANGNALGSSAGITVVRDGAYIRLGDVEVADEPLTLYGSGNGNGALQHYGFGVSNSWGGAITLAGDVEIGVPYLTASCMTLNGTISGSGGLTKSGEGVLVLSGYGSNTHAGDTTVLDGTLILGKTGTSVPHSLSIGSVVPGASSAEVRHAANDEITGSVVVNALSFYDLDGYFETIENLTLRGSADVDTGTGELALSGNLEVDPMSVINASSVISGNLRFSNPAVLTVAQGISFGGSTPDLVIDAVVAGNNEIAKKGGGELKLTGANTFDGPFAVNEGGLWLDNDLGLGTTYGGTTVNGGGYLLLLNGGHTIAGEHLTLNSTNRTWGALASAGGFNEWVGDITLVADSAVGVSAGTELRHIGEIDGAGGLRIINYGTLILYGSSANSFTGDTHIDRGTLELYKLGVSALVGDIYIGDGDGGADVDVLRLRRGSQIAGSRVAMTSSGLFDLNHYSESIGSLHGEGRIALGTAGLAAGSDGTSTSFSGVIEGSGYFKKYGVGTLNLTGNNTYSGTTYVYEGTLLVNGQQIASDVSISSSATLGGAGAVGEINSRGMVSPGNSVGTLTAQSTVLQSGAGFKAQMGGYQEGDYDRLNVDGILALLDPVLTVLWDFMPAEGDSFTIIDNMGTDKVSGTFKGLEEGATFSAGMATLLITYQGGTGNDVVLDVTGVDPLEDLVITSFELSGGRADFEWNGGVPFFVIEKKGSLTNATWTEVTAPTRDFVGSVPLNTTNGFYRVTGGN comes from the coding sequence ATGAAAACACGGTTGCCAGTGCATTTCTTCCGGGGCAGCCATCTTCTGCCGCTTGCAATCCTCATGGCGAGTCCCTGTATTCTGCAAGGCGCAACCCGTACCTGGCGGGGCGGCTACGGCAATTACTGGAGTACTGCGTTGAACTGGGAGGAAGCTGTCGTGCCGGTTGCCGGCGATGATCTGGTGTTCCGTTCCGGAGCCCTGAATCCGAATAATATCAACAACTTGGGAAACCTTACCTTCCACTCGATCACCTTTAACGGGGACGGTTGTGTCTTGAGCGGAATCGGCAACGGAGAAACCATAGGCCTGATTGCCGGCATCAGATCCACGAGCAGCGGCAGCCTGAACCGGGTTGAGTTGAACATTGAACTGGCGGCGAGTCAGACCAATACATGCAGCTCGGGCAGTACCCTGTATGTGGACGGGGATGTGAATCTTGGCACGCATCGGCTTTGTGTCGATGGAAACGGAGACATGCACCTGTGCGGCGTCATCAGCGGTACCGGGGGCGGTGTCGGCGGGAGTGGATTGTCAAAATACGGCTACGGCACGCTTTGGCTGGAAGGGAGCAATCCAAATAGCTATACCGGCGACACCTGGGTGGATGACGGGGAGATGGTGCTGGCCAAGGTTGGTGGGAATGCCATTCCCTATGGCACGCTTGAGATAGGGGGAGGGGGAGGATTCGCCGATACCGTCATCGTCCGGGAGGAGGCCGATTATCAGATCGGCACAATCCCCGTAAAGCTTTACTATCCCGGTTGGCTGGATGTGGACGACTACCGGGACACGATCGGCTCGCTTACGTTTGTTTCGGGTGGACACGCCGGCAGCAGCTCTTCCGGAAAACTGTCGGTTGGCGGAGACATCGGCGTCCAGAGTACCTCTATCTCCTCTGCGCTCATCGACGGCAATCTGGGGCTTGGATCGCTGACGCGGACAATCGATGTCGAGAATGGCAGCGCGTCTCCCGACCTTGAGATCACGGCCAATATCAGCGGCAACGGGGGGATGATCAAGACCGGTAACGGCCAACTTCTGCTGAGCGGCAACAATACCTATGGCGGTACGACCGTGGTGAACGAGGGGTACGTTTATCTTGGGAGTGATACGGCACTGGGTTCTACGGCGTCCGGTACCACGGTTGGCGGATCGGCGGACATCTCAATACTTGTTTTGCTGGACAATGTCTCCATTGGCGAGGAGGAGCTTGTGTTGGAACGGGTATATACCGATCTAGACAGTGTGGCTCTTTATGCAAGGGATAATACCGGTTGGGCAGGCAATGTGATCCTCAATGAGAATTCGGCAATTTATGTCAGCGGCGCGTTCTCTTCGCAACCCGGCAATCTGGTGCTCAGCGGAGCCGTCGGTGGGCCGGGGTCGTTAACCATTCTGGGCAATGAAATCAGCAGCCTCACGTTCTCCGGCAGCGCACCCAACACCTATGACGGGGACACCTATCTTCAGCTTGGAACGCTCTATCTTGACAAGCAGGGGGCCGTCGATGGGGCTTTGCCCGGGCCGGGCGGCCTTTATGTGGGTTCGGGAAGCGGTGTTTGGGACAGTATCGTGGTGAGGTGGCTGCGAGATTTCCAGGTCAACGAGAATGTGGATGTCCATGTCGTCCCTCCGGGGCTCCTCGATCTGAACGGCTGCACCGATATCCTGGGGAACCTGTATCTGACCAGCGCCGGGGCGGAGACAGATGGCGGAATCCTTGCCCTCGGCGGTGCCATTGAGGCTGATGTCACAACCAACCGCAATGCTTTCATAAGCGGAAACCTGACCTTGATGTCGGGAATGCATACCCTCGAGATTTCCGAGGGCGCGACGCTTTCGTTCGGAGGCGGGTGTGTCAATGGTTCCGGCGACATCTTGAAAACGGGGGAAGGGGAGCTTGCGCTGTATGGTTCCAATACATTCAGCGGAGCTGTCGTTATCAGCGAGGGCACGCTGTTTATCGCCAACGGGAACGCCCTGGGCAGCAGTGCCGGCATTACCGTTGTCCGGGACGGGGCCTATATCCGGCTGGGCGATGTGGAGGTTGCAGACGAACCTCTTACTCTCTACGGAAGCGGGAATGGGAATGGGGCATTGCAGCACTACGGCTTCGGCGTCTCCAATTCCTGGGGCGGGGCGATCACTCTGGCCGGTGATGTCGAAATCGGGGTGCCATACCTAACCGCCTCGTGCATGACCCTGAACGGAACCATCAGCGGATCCGGCGGACTCACCAAGAGCGGAGAGGGCGTTCTGGTGCTGTCCGGTTACGGTAGTAATACGCACGCCGGTGATACGACGGTTCTCGATGGAACCCTGATCCTCGGGAAAACCGGCACCTCCGTTCCTCATTCGCTTTCGATCGGCAGCGTTGTGCCGGGTGCTTCGTCGGCGGAGGTCCGGCATGCCGCCAACGATGAAATCACCGGATCCGTTGTGGTCAACGCTTTGAGCTTTTATGATCTGGATGGGTATTTCGAAACGATCGAAAACCTGACCCTGCGCGGCAGTGCGGACGTCGATACCGGAACCGGCGAACTGGCACTGTCAGGGAATCTGGAGGTTGACCCGATGTCGGTGATCAATGCTTCTTCAGTGATCTCGGGGAACCTCCGTTTTTCAAACCCGGCGGTTCTCACGGTGGCGCAAGGGATTTCATTCGGCGGCAGCACCCCTGACCTCGTGATTGATGCCGTTGTCGCCGGAAACAATGAAATTGCAAAGAAAGGGGGCGGTGAGCTTAAGCTCACTGGCGCGAATACTTTCGACGGGCCGTTTGCTGTGAATGAAGGGGGGCTGTGGCTGGATAACGACCTTGGGTTGGGGACCACGTATGGAGGAACAACGGTCAACGGGGGCGGCTACCTGCTGCTCCTAAACGGCGGGCATACCATTGCCGGCGAACACCTGACCCTGAATTCAACCAACCGTACGTGGGGTGCACTCGCATCGGCCGGCGGCTTTAACGAGTGGGTTGGCGATATTACCCTTGTTGCCGACTCGGCCGTTGGCGTTTCGGCCGGCACGGAGCTGCGCCATATTGGCGAAATCGACGGCGCCGGCGGATTGCGGATCATCAATTACGGAACACTCATCCTGTATGGTTCCTCCGCCAACAGCTTTACCGGCGACACGCATATAGATCGCGGTACACTCGAATTGTATAAGCTGGGCGTCAGCGCCCTGGTCGGCGATATATACATCGGCGATGGCGATGGCGGAGCGGATGTGGATGTCTTGCGGCTGAGGCGAGGTTCCCAGATTGCCGGGAGCCGGGTTGCAATGACATCATCTGGGCTCTTTGATCTGAACCATTATTCCGAATCCATCGGCTCGTTGCACGGAGAGGGCCGGATTGCGCTCGGCACTGCAGGTCTCGCGGCCGGATCGGACGGCACCTCCACGTCCTTTTCCGGGGTGATAGAAGGGAGCGGATATTTCAAAAAATATGGAGTGGGCACATTGAACCTTACCGGCAATAACACCTATTCCGGCACTACCTATGTCTATGAGGGAACTCTTCTGGTCAACGGCCAGCAGATTGCAAGCGACGTGAGCATATCCTCTTCCGCAACCCTCGGTGGAGCCGGTGCCGTGGGAGAAATCAACAGCCGCGGCATGGTGTCGCCTGGTAACAGTGTGGGCACCTTGACCGCCCAGAGTACGGTGTTGCAGTCAGGCGCTGGATTCAAGGCGCAGATGGGAGGCTACCAAGAAGGTGACTATGACCGCCTGAACGTGGACGGCATTCTGGCGCTGCTGGATCCCGTGCTGACCGTTCTCTGGGATTTCATGCCTGCGGAGGGGGATTCTTTTACCATCATAGACAACATGGGCACCGATAAAGTAAGTGGCACATTCAAGGGGCTGGAAGAGGGGGCAACCTTTTCCGCCGGTATGGCGACTCTGCTCATCACCTACCAGGGAGGGACGGGTAACGATGTTGTGCTGGACGTAACGGGTGTTGACCCGCTCGAAGATCTGGTTATTACCTCTTTTGAACTCTCCGGTGGCCGCGCCGATTTTGAGTGGAACGGCGGCGTACCGTTTTTTGTGATCGAGAAGAAAGGCTCACTCACCAATGCAACCTGGACGGAGGTCACCGCGCCGACGCGCGATTTCGTAGGCAGCGTGCCTTTAAATACCACCAACGGCTTCTACCGTGTTACAGGGGGGAATTAG
- a CDS encoding 3-deoxy-7-phosphoheptulonate synthase, which produces MHLTEDLRVTELKKLITPAQLKKELPLGDKLTAKVVSDRRTVRDIIHRRDDRLLIVIGPCSIHDPEAALDYARRLAALSEQVKDRYFIVMRVYFEKPRTTIGWKGFINDPHLDGSNDMQYGLPAARQLLLDIANLGLPIATEFLDPIVPQYTADLVSWSAIGARTTESQTHREMSSGLSMPVGFKNATDGNIEIAINAIESASNPHSFLGIDQDGHTAVVTTTGNPNTHLVLRGGKGPNFQYPEVTYAACKLEDAGLPPSLMVDCSHANANKVARNQIKVWESIQKQRTRENCPITGVMVESFIKEGNQKISGDLEYGISITDQCIDWETTEKMLLS; this is translated from the coding sequence ATGCATCTCACCGAAGACCTTCGCGTAACAGAACTGAAAAAGCTCATTACGCCTGCACAACTGAAAAAAGAGCTTCCGCTGGGCGATAAGCTGACAGCAAAAGTCGTATCCGACCGACGAACCGTTCGCGATATTATTCATCGTAGAGACGACCGTCTGCTGATCGTCATCGGCCCCTGCTCTATTCACGATCCTGAAGCCGCACTGGACTATGCCCGGCGCCTCGCCGCACTCTCCGAACAGGTGAAAGATCGCTATTTTATCGTAATGCGGGTCTATTTTGAAAAACCGCGCACCACCATCGGCTGGAAAGGGTTCATCAACGACCCGCACCTCGACGGCTCCAACGACATGCAATACGGACTGCCCGCTGCCCGCCAGCTGCTGCTCGATATTGCCAACCTCGGCCTTCCGATTGCGACTGAATTTCTCGATCCGATCGTTCCGCAGTATACCGCCGATCTCGTCAGCTGGTCAGCCATCGGCGCACGAACCACGGAATCGCAGACCCACCGCGAAATGTCCAGCGGCCTCTCCATGCCGGTCGGCTTTAAAAATGCCACCGATGGCAACATCGAAATCGCCATCAATGCGATTGAATCCGCCAGCAATCCGCACAGTTTCCTCGGCATCGACCAGGATGGTCATACCGCCGTGGTCACAACCACCGGCAATCCGAATACCCACCTGGTACTTCGCGGCGGAAAAGGACCGAACTTCCAATATCCGGAAGTCACCTATGCGGCCTGCAAACTCGAAGACGCCGGACTGCCCCCCTCGCTGATGGTCGACTGCTCCCACGCCAACGCCAACAAAGTGGCCCGCAACCAGATTAAGGTCTGGGAAAGCATTCAGAAACAGCGCACCCGCGAAAACTGCCCGATTACCGGCGTGATGGTTGAGAGCTTTATCAAAGAAGGAAACCAGAAAATTTCCGGTGACCTCGAATACGGTATCTCTATCACCGACCAGTGCATCGACTGGGAAACCACCGAAAAAATGCTGCTGTCGTAG
- a CDS encoding TIGR01212 family radical SAM protein (This family includes YhcC from E. coli K-12, an uncharacterized radical SAM protein.) — protein MNSPYLAYKDYMREHYGEPLFRVPIDFNFGCPNREADGSGGCTFCNVRGSAAVQTIGAGTVKEQMHEAIRFARNRYNAKKYMAYIQAFSATFGKSQQPLYLDLLDSFDFTAVSIGTRPDCLTPQAYDFLVELNRHIEVWVELGVQTVHDRTLDRINRGHDWASSETSIRKLHDLGLNVAVHAILGLPGETAEDYRQTADTLAALPIDAVKIHNLHIEKGTTLALEHALTPLPVLMEYDFAEHLMDFIRRMPPNIPIMRLTTDTLDEELIAPKWHMAKGQFRDYVVQQMTCREWKQGDLFGNLKPETGNWNFEAVETKDGSTTFWNEEYKEHYHTPEGARLEAEEKYLVPGKLKERLAQGEVQLLDVCFGLGYNSLSALEFADSPHHSLKITALEMDRRVVGAAAQNIQTLETDSNDWKKILGDLYETQSAFGNQQSAIQIVWGDARYTVTHLPDTTFDLVFLDAFSTQRNSELWTVDFFRKLKRVMKPDGVLLTYCAAIPVRAGLLEAGFFVGETDPVGRARGGTCAALREDLIEIPLPAHEMRMIRETSRGLPYRDPYGVRTNKEILRDRQENIIKCKQEGTSNP, from the coding sequence ATGAATTCCCCCTATTTAGCCTACAAAGATTACATGCGCGAACACTACGGCGAGCCGCTGTTCCGCGTTCCGATTGACTTTAATTTCGGCTGCCCCAACCGCGAAGCGGATGGATCCGGCGGCTGCACCTTCTGTAATGTGCGCGGCTCCGCCGCCGTACAGACCATCGGTGCAGGCACCGTTAAAGAACAGATGCACGAAGCCATCCGTTTTGCGCGCAACCGCTACAACGCCAAAAAATACATGGCCTACATCCAGGCCTTTTCCGCCACCTTCGGCAAAAGCCAGCAGCCGCTCTATCTCGACCTGCTGGACTCATTCGATTTCACTGCGGTCAGCATCGGCACCCGCCCTGACTGCCTCACGCCGCAGGCCTACGACTTTCTCGTCGAACTGAACAGACACATCGAAGTCTGGGTCGAACTCGGGGTGCAGACCGTCCACGACCGCACGCTCGACCGCATCAACCGCGGCCACGACTGGGCCTCGAGCGAAACGTCGATTCGGAAACTGCATGACCTCGGCCTTAACGTCGCCGTCCATGCCATCCTCGGCCTGCCCGGCGAAACCGCTGAAGATTACCGGCAAACCGCCGACACCCTTGCCGCGCTGCCGATCGATGCCGTAAAGATCCACAACCTTCACATTGAAAAAGGTACAACGCTCGCGCTCGAACATGCCCTCACGCCCCTGCCCGTGCTGATGGAATATGATTTCGCGGAACATCTGATGGATTTTATCCGCCGCATGCCGCCGAATATTCCGATTATGCGCCTCACCACCGACACCCTCGACGAAGAGCTCATTGCCCCGAAATGGCATATGGCCAAAGGCCAGTTCCGTGACTATGTCGTACAACAGATGACCTGCCGCGAATGGAAACAGGGCGATCTCTTTGGAAATCTGAAACCCGAAACTGGAAACTGGAATTTTGAGGCGGTGGAAACAAAGGATGGATCCACTACCTTTTGGAACGAGGAGTATAAAGAGCATTACCACACCCCGGAAGGCGCACGGCTCGAGGCGGAAGAAAAATACCTCGTCCCCGGCAAACTGAAAGAACGGCTGGCACAGGGCGAGGTCCAACTGCTGGATGTCTGCTTCGGACTGGGCTACAACTCATTATCCGCATTGGAATTCGCCGATTCGCCTCACCACTCGCTCAAAATCACTGCGCTGGAAATGGACCGCCGCGTCGTCGGCGCAGCGGCGCAAAACATCCAAACTCTGGAAACGGATTCCAATGATTGGAAAAAAATTCTGGGCGATCTCTATGAAACCCAATCAGCATTCGGCAATCAGCAATCGGCCATTCAAATCGTCTGGGGCGATGCCCGTTACACCGTAACACACCTGCCCGATACCACCTTCGATCTCGTTTTCCTCGACGCCTTTTCCACCCAGCGGAACTCCGAATTGTGGACGGTTGATTTTTTCCGAAAACTGAAACGGGTCATGAAACCGGACGGCGTATTGCTGACCTACTGCGCGGCGATTCCGGTTCGGGCCGGACTGCTGGAAGCCGGCTTCTTTGTCGGTGAAACCGATCCGGTCGGCCGTGCGCGTGGCGGAACATGTGCGGCGTTGCGCGAAGACCTTATTGAAATCCCCCTGCCCGCCCACGAAATGCGCATGATCCGCGAGACCTCCCGCGGGCTGCCCTACCGCGATCCGTACGGCGTCCGGACCAATAAGGAAATCCTTAGGGACCGTCAGGAAAACATCATAAAATGCAAACAAGAAGGGACTTCCAATCCCTGA
- a CDS encoding dihydroorotase yields MQTTLITNARIVNEGKIREGDLLIKNGRIENIAPSLSGEADRIIDAQGKALLPGMIDCHVHFREPGLEVKADMHSESGAAVAGGVTSIMEMPNTKPAAISNAVLEDKFALAATKCIANYSFHLGASNTNIDELLDMDPKKVCGVKLFMGASTGGLLVDRTEQLENIFGQIEVPISLHCEDTNTIRENEKSAREKFGDAIPFSEHWKIRSEEACYVSTKLAYELAVKYGSQIHVLHLTTAKELEFFKAGAVENKKITGEACPHMLWFSSDDYDEKGAFIKCNPSIKTPADRAAIRQAVIDGVIDTIGTDHAPHLYEEKLNPYGSAPSGLPLIQSAMTTAVELFPLEMVAEKTAHNPAKIFQCLERGFIREGYWADLVLIDTEKPHTVTKDNIKYKCGWSPFEGVTFKSSIDTTFVNGEIAYAADEINTAVRGQRLLFDR; encoded by the coding sequence ATGCAAACGACACTCATTACCAATGCTCGCATCGTCAACGAAGGCAAAATCCGAGAGGGCGACCTTCTCATCAAAAACGGCCGAATTGAAAACATCGCCCCGTCTCTCTCCGGCGAAGCGGACCGGATCATCGACGCCCAGGGAAAAGCGCTGCTTCCCGGCATGATCGACTGCCACGTCCACTTTCGCGAGCCCGGCCTCGAAGTCAAAGCCGACATGCATTCCGAAAGCGGCGCGGCCGTCGCCGGCGGCGTCACCTCCATCATGGAAATGCCGAACACCAAACCCGCCGCCATTTCCAACGCCGTACTCGAAGATAAATTCGCCCTGGCCGCCACCAAATGCATCGCCAACTATTCCTTCCACCTCGGTGCCTCCAACACCAACATCGACGAACTGCTCGACATGGACCCGAAAAAAGTCTGCGGCGTTAAACTCTTTATGGGTGCCTCCACCGGCGGACTGCTCGTCGACCGCACCGAGCAGCTCGAAAATATTTTCGGGCAGATCGAAGTGCCGATTTCGCTGCACTGCGAAGACACCAACACCATCCGCGAAAATGAAAAATCCGCCCGCGAGAAATTCGGCGACGCCATACCTTTTTCCGAACATTGGAAAATCCGTTCCGAAGAAGCCTGCTACGTCTCCACCAAACTCGCCTATGAACTCGCCGTCAAATACGGCTCGCAGATTCACGTGCTCCACCTGACCACCGCCAAAGAACTCGAATTCTTCAAGGCCGGCGCCGTGGAAAACAAAAAGATCACCGGCGAGGCCTGCCCGCACATGCTCTGGTTCTCCTCCGACGACTACGACGAAAAGGGCGCATTCATCAAATGCAACCCGTCCATCAAAACCCCGGCCGACCGCGCCGCCATCCGGCAGGCTGTGATCGACGGCGTCATCGACACCATCGGCACCGACCATGCGCCGCATCTTTACGAAGAAAAACTGAACCCCTACGGCTCCGCGCCCTCCGGCCTCCCGCTCATCCAGAGCGCCATGACCACCGCCGTCGAACTCTTCCCCCTCGAAATGGTCGCCGAAAAAACCGCGCATAATCCCGCTAAAATTTTCCAATGCCTGGAACGCGGTTTCATCCGCGAAGGCTATTGGGCCGACCTCGTGCTGATCGATACCGAAAAACCGCACACCGTCACCAAAGACAACATCAAATATAAATGCGGCTGGTCCCCCTTCGAAGGCGTCACCTTCAAATCCTCCATCGACACGACCTTCGTCAACGGCGAAATCGCATACGCGGCCGACGAAATCAACACCGCCGTCCGCGGTCAGCGCCTCCTCTTCGACCGCTGA
- a CDS encoding DUF6868 family protein has translation MNMEFLRQFFGWMTLINLALFIFTALMSAFCRGLIYKVHSRMFGLSEETTNKALYYFLAFYKIIFITFNLIPWLALTIMT, from the coding sequence ATGAATATGGAATTTCTGCGGCAGTTTTTCGGATGGATGACCCTGATCAATCTGGCGCTGTTCATTTTCACAGCCCTCATGAGTGCCTTTTGCCGGGGCCTGATCTACAAGGTCCACAGCCGCATGTTCGGTCTCAGCGAGGAAACCACCAACAAAGCCCTCTACTACTTCCTCGCATTCTACAAAATCATCTTTATCACTTTCAACCTCATCCCCTGGCTTGCCCTCACCATCATGACCTGA
- the mqnC gene encoding cyclic dehypoxanthinyl futalosine synthase translates to MSNYVQPRITDEEALDMLQNMSTAELMYRADQIRRARHGSKTYYVHSHNLNPTNLCVVECNLCSFWRPEGAKDAYITTLDDARKNLERAQNWNLTDLHIVGGMIPELDMKYYEDLFSLAREMLPGVLLQGMTAVEIHWIAGNAGISVRECLERLKACGFGSISGGGAEIFHADVRKKIATTKILAQHWLEVHETAHELGIPTNATMLFGHIEKDEHLIDHLSRLRTLQDKTGGFQAVIPLPFQANGKALGIKHTVSGDRQVRVAALSRIYCDNFPHVRMLVNYMDRKLLGVLTHSGVDDIGGTSLEERIAKEGGAPQSQKFFTAKEMEDFLLNHDHTPILTNSVYDELIPEEGTMKHTGERADKPVEAAPEVSNRWKPILDRVEAGERINAEEAAIIYDEAPFQELGRVAAKRRQDAVPGDIATYVFDKNLNTTNVCVVDCKFCAFYTKQEKSDAYVKSPEQIVQQVKEAAEAGATQILIQGGLHPELKLDYYEKCLRGIRDNVDIWIHSLSPTEIEFMAAMEHISIKECLQRLKDAGLQSLPGGGAEILNDDIRKRISPKKTRSKAWLDLMEDAHSIGLKTTATMVYGFGETTEQRIEHFMKVRDLQDKTGGFTAFIPWSFSADHTDLDCPRPQNGVDYLRLIAMARIILDNVPHLQAGWVTEGPDVSQLALQFGADDYGGVLMTEEVVSATGVDYQVDEDLVLFLIREAGYIPAQRTTQYENIKVYDEAPAELTEAEMSVAYVE, encoded by the coding sequence ATGAGTAATTACGTTCAACCCCGAATCACCGATGAAGAAGCGCTGGATATGCTGCAGAACATGTCGACGGCGGAGCTGATGTACCGTGCGGACCAGATCCGCCGGGCGCGGCACGGCAGCAAGACGTACTATGTGCACAGCCATAATTTGAACCCGACCAACCTCTGTGTGGTTGAATGCAATCTCTGCTCGTTCTGGCGTCCGGAAGGGGCGAAGGATGCGTATATTACAACGCTCGATGATGCGCGTAAAAATCTGGAACGGGCCCAGAACTGGAACCTGACCGACCTGCATATTGTCGGCGGCATGATTCCGGAGCTGGACATGAAATATTACGAAGATCTTTTCTCCCTCGCCCGGGAAATGCTGCCCGGCGTATTGCTGCAGGGCATGACTGCGGTTGAGATTCACTGGATTGCCGGAAATGCGGGAATTTCGGTCCGTGAATGTCTGGAGCGTTTGAAAGCCTGCGGTTTCGGGTCCATTTCCGGCGGCGGGGCGGAAATTTTCCATGCGGATGTGCGCAAGAAAATTGCGACGACCAAGATTCTGGCGCAGCACTGGCTGGAAGTGCATGAAACGGCACACGAACTCGGTATTCCGACCAATGCCACGATGCTGTTCGGCCATATTGAAAAGGATGAGCACTTAATTGATCACCTTTCCCGATTGCGGACGCTGCAGGATAAAACCGGCGGTTTTCAGGCGGTGATTCCGCTGCCGTTTCAGGCAAATGGAAAGGCGCTGGGGATCAAACACACCGTGAGCGGAGACCGGCAGGTCCGTGTGGCGGCACTTTCGCGCATCTATTGTGATAATTTCCCGCACGTCCGCATGCTGGTGAACTATATGGACCGCAAGCTTCTGGGCGTGCTGACGCACAGCGGCGTCGACGATATCGGCGGAACGAGTCTGGAAGAACGGATTGCCAAAGAGGGCGGGGCTCCGCAGAGTCAGAAATTCTTTACCGCCAAAGAGATGGAAGATTTCCTGCTGAATCACGATCATACTCCGATTCTGACGAACAGCGTCTATGATGAGCTGATTCCGGAAGAGGGCACCATGAAGCATACCGGTGAGCGGGCGGATAAACCGGTCGAAGCCGCCCCCGAGGTTTCCAATCGTTGGAAGCCGATTCTTGACCGCGTGGAAGCGGGCGAGCGGATCAATGCGGAAGAAGCGGCAATTATCTATGACGAAGCCCCGTTCCAGGAATTGGGTCGTGTGGCGGCGAAGCGCCGTCAGGATGCGGTTCCGGGCGATATCGCGACCTATGTTTTTGATAAAAATCTGAATACGACCAATGTCTGTGTGGTGGATTGCAAATTCTGCGCGTTTTACACCAAGCAGGAAAAGTCCGATGCCTATGTGAAATCGCCGGAGCAGATTGTGCAGCAGGTGAAAGAGGCCGCTGAGGCCGGTGCCACGCAGATTCTGATTCAGGGCGGACTCCATCCGGAGCTGAAACTGGATTATTACGAAAAATGCCTGCGCGGTATTCGGGATAATGTCGATATCTGGATTCATTCGCTTTCACCGACCGAAATTGAGTTTATGGCGGCGATGGAACACATTTCGATCAAGGAATGTCTGCAGCGGCTGAAAGATGCCGGCCTGCAGTCGCTTCCGGGCGGCGGCGCGGAAATTCTGAACGACGATATCCGCAAGCGGATCAGCCCGAAGAAGACGCGTTCGAAAGCGTGGCTGGATCTGATGGAGGATGCGCATTCGATCGGCCTGAAAACCACGGCGACGATGGTGTACGGTTTCGGCGAAACCACCGAGCAGCGGATTGAGCATTTTATGAAGGTGCGCGATCTGCAGGATAAAACGGGCGGATTTACCGCATTTATTCCCTGGAGTTTCTCGGCCGATCATACCGACTTGGATTGCCCGCGGCCGCAGAACGGTGTCGATTATCTGCGCCTGATCGCAATGGCCCGGATTATTCTGGATAATGTGCCGCATCTGCAGGCGGGCTGGGTGACGGAAGGCCCGGATGTTTCGCAGCTGGCCCTGCAGTTCGGCGCGGATGATTATGGCGGTGTGCTGATGACCGAAGAGGTGGTCAGTGCCACCGGTGTGGACTATCAGGTCGATGAGGATCTCGTTCTGTTTCTGATTCGCGAGGCGGGCTATATTCCGGCGCAGCGGACCACGCAGTATGAGAATATCAAGGTCTATGATGAGGCGCCGGCTGAACTGACCGAGGCAGAGATGTCTGTCGCTTACGTGGAGTAA